The genomic segment AATATCTCATGCCACTCCTTGTGTGTCAAGATATATGTGGGGTTATATATGTACTACAAGGTTCGGCGGAAATTGCGGTAAAATCCCATTGAAATCAACACGGCCAAGCGTAAAATCGGGCTTCAAGTGTCGAAGTTGAGGGGACACAATTCCTCCTCCAAAATATGGGTAGATGCCTTTATCATTTATTAACATTCCGCCTGTCCAACCTAAAAAGAATCTAGTTCCATAACTTACATTAAGATCAAAATACCACAAGCCCGAGGGGTCTCTATAGTTAGTCGGGGTATTTGCGATGTAAACATAAAGATTCGCCTGCCTGCCCCTGAACAGGATGGGATCGCGAGACAGCCAGCGGCCACTCGCCGATTCGTAATCTCTCCACCCGAACCTTACTAACCCCGTCACCGTCTCGGGGATTCCCCCCGCGAACGCTATGAGTAAATCGAAGGACGGGTTGGTATCGGAGAACAGCACCGCCCGCCGCACTTCCGTCGTACGCATGGGTATTTTCCCTAATGCGGTCCGCGGCTTCACACGTCGTTGGCCCCGACGCGGGGCGGGTCGGAGAGTTCGAAGACCCCTGATGCGGTTTTGGGGAGTGCGGGACGGAGACGCGGATGGGCCTTCTTCTTTAGCCGCGGCAATCGCCATGAGAGGGATCGTATCAGTAGCAGGCGGCTAAAGGAAGAAGCGGGATGACGGGGCTGTCGTCTACGGGCGCGTGTGCGCGGATGCCGCCAACATGCGGTTATTCGAACAGGTCCGAGTGGGTGCCGGTCCTTTCGAAGCGGATCCAGTCGTGGCCGACCGTGTAGATCAGCTGCCAGTCCGGTTCGACGTGGCATTCCCGGTAACCGGCGTAGGGTCCGACGAGGTTGTGGCCCCGATGCCTCGGCTCCAGCGGCTTTTCATCGGCAAGTGGTTTCATAATCTGCTGGATCATGAACATATCCTTTCCGCGCCGCTTCATCAGTCAGCTTGTAGTCCTTCTTGAAGCGGCCGGATCGGCTCGGAGTGAGCGGCATCAGGACTCAAGGTCCTTGAACAGCTCATCGATGTTCCTGAAGCTCTTTACGTCTTCCCCGCGGGCCGACTTCTCCAGCGTTCGCCGCGTCTCGGCGTTGGGGATTCTCACTGCAAAGGGTAGCCCCCGATTAATCTTGACCTGGCGGTAGAACAGGTTGATCGCTTGCGTGGTCGTCATCCCGAGGCGGTGGAAGATGCCTTCCACCTGTTCCTTGAGCTTTTCATCGGTCCTGGCCCTGATCATTGCCGTCTTGGCCATGGAGCACCTCCATGCTTGTTTACATCTGCAAGCGTAGCTCATTTGGGATACGGAGTCAACGGACAGGCGTG from the Deltaproteobacteria bacterium genome contains:
- a CDS encoding type II toxin-antitoxin system RelB/DinJ family antitoxin — its product is MAKTAMIRARTDEKLKEQVEGIFHRLGMTTTQAINLFYRQVKINRGLPFAVRIPNAETRRTLEKSARGEDVKSFRNIDELFKDLES